A portion of the Fulvia fulva chromosome 1, complete sequence genome contains these proteins:
- a CDS encoding putative dipeptidyl peptidase 3: MIRLAGSRIHCTTPSPAVKMLENAMDDATLKQYLADDPPTVVPLSIKPHFEALSTKEKKYAHYISRAALAGTRVNLRQVSPESELIYDFILALHKSCNGDWKKLSSNAGVSDEDLQQFLNYAAQFIGNTGNYKSFGDSKFIPRVETEQVTALAKSSPEAEKLWAQVKDDVYESNSISKMHLGYLDEGHVSTYYPDSPDITKAEITYVSDFVKDLALMPENTRLRKLGSGDFELLIASAVTEPAQRDLKESQWTLEGPLKGKKLSLVYGDHKTEMGKIARNLTEAKKFALNEEEDKMQGEYVKAFHDGSMYAHLDSQRHWIKDKGPMVECNIGFIETYRDPHGIRGEWEGFAAMINKERTKAFSKLVESAPKQIPKLPWPEAFEKDKFLAPDFTSLEVLTFAGSGIPAGINIPNYDMVRQNDGFKNVSLGNVLSAAAPKEPTPFIKAEDQDLWDKHKDEAFEVQVGLHELLGHGCGKLLQETETGKYNFDHKNPPTSPITGKPISTWYKPGETWGTVFGGMGPSYEECRAEAVAMSLCPDYGILQIFGFGDGKEDINGVAGDVLFVCYLQMARAGVAALQFWDPNSRKWGQAHMQARFALLQTFLSAGKEFCELQYSKNDLSDLTIFLDRNKIESHGRPAVNKFLQKLQVFKATADLKAGKELYEGITTVNEWFATKLRPEVVRQAKPRKVFVQANTFLDGDNVVLKEYDATPEGMIQSFADRDYI, encoded by the exons ATGATTCGCCTTGCAGGATCAAGAATACACTGCACAACACCTTCACCGGCCGTAAAGATGTTGGAGAACGCAATGGATGATGCCACGCTGAAGCAGTACCTGGCAGATG ACCCGCCGACTGTGGTACCACTAAGCATCAAACCACACTTTGAGGCACTGTCGACCAAGGAGAAGAAGTATGCGCACTACATCTCCAGGGCTGCGCTCGCGGGGACCAGGGTGAATCTGCGCCAGGTCTCGCCAGAGAGCGAGTTGATCTATGATTTCATCCTCGCACTTCACAAGAGCTGCAATG GTGACTGGAAGAAGCTCTCGTCGAATGCCGGCGTCAGTGATGAAGACCTACAACAGTTTCTGAACTACGCAGCCCAGTTCATCGGCAACACTGGTAACTACAAGAGCTTTGGCGATTCAAAGTTCATTCCTCGTGTCGAAACAGAGCAAGTCACGGCGCTGGCAAAGTCTTCACCTGAGGCTGAGAAGCTCTGGGCTCAGGTCAAAGACGATGTCTACGAATCGAATTCGATCTCAAAAATGCACTTGGGCTACCTTGACGAAGGCCATGTATCCACTTACTACCCAGACTCACCCGACATCACAAAAGCGGAGATCACGTACGTGTCGGACTTCGTGAAGGATCTTGCGCTCATGCCAGAGAACACGAGGCTTCGCAAGCTCGGATCCGGCGATTTTGAGCTGCTGATTGCATCCGCAGTGACTGAGCCAGCCCAGCGCGATCTGAAGGAGTCGCAATGGACGCTCGAGGGACCACTCAAAGGCAAGAAGCTCAGTCTCGTCTACGGAGACCACAAGACTGAGATGGGCAAGATTGCTCGCAACCTGACGGAGGCCAAGAAGTTCGCCCTGAACGAGGAAGAAGACAAGATGCAAGGCGAGTATGTCAAAGCCTTCCACGATGGATCAATGTATGCGCATCTCGATTCTCAGCGTCACTGGATCAAGGACAAGGGCCCCATGGTCGAATGCAACATTGGCTTTATCGAGACTTATCGAGATCCTCATGGCATTCGTGGAGAGTGGGAAGGCTTCGCAGCCATGATCAATAAGGAGCGCACTAAAGCCTTCAGCAAGTTGGTTGAGTCTGCGCCAAAGCAAATCCCGAAACTCCCATGGCCAGAAGCCTTCGAAAAAGACAAGTTTCTGGCGCCAGATTTCACTTCGCTCGAAGTCTTGACATTTGCAGGCAGCGGAATTCCTGCAGGCATCAACATTCCCAACTATGATATGGTTCGGCAAAACGACGGCTTCAAGAACGTTTCGTTGGGAAACGTCCTGAGCGCCGCCGCGCCAAAAGAGCCAACGCCGTTCATCAAGGCCGAGGACCAAGACCTATGGGATAAGCACAAGGACGAAGCATTCGAGGTCCAAGTTGGCCTACACGAGTTGCTGGGTCATGGCTGCGGTAAGCTGCTGCAAGAGACTGAGACTGGCAAATACAACTTTGATCACAAGAACCCACCTACTTCGCCCATCACTGGAAAGCCAATTTCCACATGGTATAAGCCTGGGGAGACCTGGGGCACCGTATTTGGTGGCATGGGTCCAAGCTATGAGGAGTGCAGAGCAGAGGCTGTAGCAATGAGTCTGTGTCCGGACTACGGTATCCTTCAGATCTTCGGCTTTGGCGACGGCAAAGAAGACATCAATGGTGTCGCAGGTGATGTCCTGTTTGTCTGCTACCTTCAAATGGCGCGCGCAGGTGTCGCCGCCCTGCAGTTCTGGGATCCGAACTCTCGAAAATGGGGACAAGCTCATATGCAGGCTCGATTTGCTCTCCTCCAGACTTTCTTGTCAGCTGGAAAGGAGTTCTGCGAGCTGCAATACTCTAAGAACGACCTGTCGGACTTGACCATCTTCCTTGACCGCAATAAGATCGAATCACACGGACGTCCAGCAGTGAACAAGTTCCTGCAGAAGCTGCAGGTGTTCAAAGCCACAGCAGATCTGAAGGCTGGCAAGGAACTGTACGAGGGCATTACAACCGTCAACGAATGGTTTGCAACGAAGCTTCGTCCCGAGGTAGTGCGCCAAGCGAAGCCCAGAAAGGTCTTCGTCCAGGCCAATACGTTCTTGGATGGTGACAATGTAGTGCTCAAGGAGTATGATGCGACACCAGAGGGCATGATTCAGAGCTTCGCGGATCGTGACTACATCTGA
- a CDS encoding Phosphatidylglycerol phospholipase C, with translation MNAGTGEPSPALARPTVIPPMLVQPGVEQLDSPVTIPEDTVFPIPRFAKAVRDDQKRQMPQCIAHRGYKARFPENTLLAFDEAIKAGAHAIETDLHLTKDDVVVLCHDQTLKRCFGKKERVLDCTWDQIKDLRTLATPHVPMPRLKDLLEHLTQPGMEKVWLLLDIKLDNKSDTIMRLIGSTIAEVKATGKPWAERLVLGLWAAKYLSLAEKYLPGFPVMHIGYKLSYARHFFDVPNVGFNMLCPMLLAPGGKSFMRDRREESRQLLAWTVNDADRMEWCIRRKMDGVITDDPSLFVAARERHDEYRKEPVVPVSLRSLLDIARIYIMVTAMFWLIRRRFRPDAHMPLIQKVPSSRNA, from the coding sequence ATGAACGCCGGGACCGGCGAGCCATCGCCTGCGCTCGCGCGACCAACAGTGATACCGCCGATGCTGGTTCAGCCTGGTGTTGAACAGCTTGACTCGCCGGTGACCATTCCGGAGGACACTGTCTTTCCAATACCAAGATTCGCAAAGGCAGTGAGAGATGACCAGAAAAGGCAGATGCCGCAGTGCATCGCCCACAGAGGCTACAAAGCACGATTCCCGGAGAATACCCTGCTGGCGTTCGATGAGGCCATAAAGGCTGGAGCTCATGCCATCGAGACTGACTTACATCTCACCAAGGACGATGTTGTGGTGTTGTGCCACGACCAGACACTGAAGCGGTGCTTCGGAAAGAAGGAAAGGGTCCTTGACTGTACTTGGGACCAGATCAAGGACTTACGAACGCTGGCGACACCTCATGTGCCCATGCCACGGCTAAAGGATTTGCTGGAACATCTCACTCAACCAGGAATGGAGAAGGTCTGGCTGTTGCTGGACATCAAGCTCGACAACAAGTCCGACACCATCATGCGCCTGATTGGCTCCACAATTGCAGAGGTGAAGGCAACCGGGAAGCCGTGGGCTGAGCGCCTGGTCCTTGGATTGTGGGCTGCAAAGTACCTCAGCCTGGCCGAGAAGTATCTCCCAGGATTTCCGGTTATGCATATCGGATATAAATTATCGTATGCTCGACACTTCTTCGATGTGCCGAATGTAGGCTTCAACATGCTGTGTCCCATGTTGCTTGCGCCTGGAGGCAAGAGCTTCATGAGAGACCGGCGCGAGGAGAGTCGACAACTCCTTGCCTGGACAGTGAACGATGCCGACAGGATGGAATGGTGTATTCGTCGCAAAATGGATGGCGTTATCACCGATGATCCGAGTCTCTTCGTGGCTGCACGAGAGCGGCATGACGAGTATCGAAAGGAGCCGGTCGTGCCTGTCAGCCTAAGATCGCTACTTGATATAGCGCGCATCTATATCATGGTGACAGCCATGTTCTGGTTGATCAGGAGGCGATTTAGGCCCGACGCTCATATGCCTCTGATTCAGAAGGTGCCAAGCAGCAGGAATGCATAG
- a CDS encoding Proteasomal ubiquitin receptor ADRM1, with amino-acid sequence MAATPLITFKAGRCDLEGRKVKPDPTPGYVYLYSEDDLLHFCWRPRSAPATEPDMDLIMFPTDGQFFPLVKEQGTDDLNSPTNGRIFVLKFTSSGQRHFFWMQSKSQSKSGELSWFSNRDQRLGQIVDALLQGEDVDVEGEVEDMRRGGGDAGPDGDADAVEVDGGPSLERQGSGGAGQDATGGDPREEGSASREGGADGGRAANSSSSAPQDTNAIVQNFLNSLNGGKQGGGQQQQAEKPFTTLPDLLPSSTTTAYIANASAQQIDHLCTLLPPELFLLAQESESSSSAAEATPATAQAAIETLSQGQKKDILVRVLRSPQLQQSLGSLTVALRDGGLPMIGEALGLKVENGGLIRGGSMPLGGGDAVEAFVKGVKRTAEEEEKSAKK; translated from the exons ATGGCGGCAACTCCTCTCATCACCTTCAAAGCCGGCCGCTGCGATCTTGAGGGCCGCAAAGTCAAGCCAGACCCAACACCAGGCTACGTCTACCTCTACTCCGAAGACGACCTGCTCCACTTCTGCTGGCGCCCACGCTCTGCACCAGCAACCGAGCCAGACATGGATCTCATCATGTTTCCAACCGACGGCCAGTTCTTTCCGCTGGTCAAAGAGCAAGGCACCGACGACCTCAACTCGCCCACCAACGGCCGCATCTTCGTCCTCAAGTTCACATCCAGCGGGCAGAGACATTTCTTCTGGATGCAAAGCAAGTCACAGTCGAAGAGCGGCGAGTTGAGTTGGTTCAGCAACAGAGATCAGCGGTTGGGTCAGATCGTCGATGCACTGCTGCAGGGTGAAGATGTGGACGTCGAGGGCGAGGTGGAGGACATGCGGAGGGGTGGCGGTGACGCAGGCCCAGATGGCGATGCAGACGCGGTGGAGGTTGATGGAGGACCATCGCTCGAGCGACAGGGATCTGGTGGTGCTGGTCAGGATGCCACCGGCGGAGATCCTCGCGAAGAGGGCTCGGCCAGCAGAGAGGGTGGTGCAGATGGAGGCAGAGC TGCCAACTCATCCTCGTCAGCGCCACAGGACACGAACGCCATCGTGCAGAACTTTCTCAACTCGCTCAACGGCGGCAAGCAAGGCGGCGGACAGCAGCAACAAGCAGAGAAGCCCTTTACCACACTGCCCGACCTATTGCCATCATCGACAACAACAGCGTATATCGCCAACGCTTCGGCACAGCAAATAGATCATCTTTGCACACTACTTCCGCCGGAGCTGTTCTTGCTCGCTCAAGAATCCGAGTCATCGAGCTCGGCAGCTGAAGCCACTCCAGCAACAGCTCAAGCAGCCATTGAGACACTTTCGCAAGGCCAGAAGAAAGACATTCTCGTCCGTGTCTTGCGCTCGCCTCAGCTACAGCAGAGCCTTGGCTCTCTGACCGTGGCGCTGCGGGATGGTGGACTTCCAATGATTGGCGAGGCCCTGGGTCTCAAGGTCGAGAATGGTGGACTAATCAGAGGTGGAAGCATGCCCTTGGGTGGCGGCGATGCAGTCGAGGCATTCGTGAAGGGTGTCAAGAGGACTGCAGAAGAGGAAGAGAAGAGCGCGAAGAAGTGA
- a CDS encoding 60S ribosomal protein L6-B, whose product MSSEQPQTKKFQKGERVITPAAQKASKYYPAEDVSAPKTTRKALRPYKPRQSLKPGTVLILLAGRFRGKRVVLLNVLEQGTLLVTGPFKVNGVPLRRVNARYVIATKTTVPLDGLDASTVKKASDEKYFARDKKADKKGSEEAFFKQASGEKPEKKQTSTERAEDQKKIDKALLSVIKKEPLLQGYLSTNFSLRKGDKPHEMVF is encoded by the exons ATGTCGTCCGAACAGCCCCAGACCAAGAAGTTCCAGAAGGGCGAGCGGGTTATCACCCCAGCTGCGCAAAAGGCCAGCAAGTACTACCCGGCCGAGGACGTTTCCGCACCAAAGACG ACCCGCAAGGCTCTCCGCCCATACAAGCCACGCCAGTCGCTCAAGCCCGGAACCGTGCTGATCCTCCTCGCTGGCCGCTTCCGAGGTAAGCGCGTGGTTCTGCTCAACGTCCTCGAGCAGGGCACTCTCCTTGTCACCGGCCCATTCAAGGTTAACGGTGTGCCTCTCCGCCGCGTCAACGCCCGCTACGTCATCGCCACCAAGACCACTGTTCCACTCGACGGCCTCGACGCATCGACCGTGAAGAAGGCCAGCGACGAGAAGTACTTCGCACGCGACAAGAAGGCAGACAAGAAGGGCAGCGAGGAGGCTTTCTTCAAGCAGGCATCCGGCGAGAAGCCAGAGAAGAAGCAGACTTCCACCGAGCGCGCAGAGGACCAGAAGAAGATCGAcaaggctcttctgtccgTGATCAAGAAGGAGCCATTGCTCCAGGGATACCTCAGCACCAACTTCAGCCTGCGGAAAGGTGACAAGCCACATGAGATGGTCTTCTAG
- a CDS encoding 3-ketodihydrosphingosine reductase tsc10 — MAIGFLWASAGLCGLLLILALDIMGLFSRKNHFEVEGRTVVITGGSQGMGRGLAKLLAQKGANVVIVARTQKKLDEAIKYISPAAKSPSQKFLAISADVTKVEENERIIAEVTAWNNGNPPDIVWANAGSAHPDLFLNCSPELLRSQMDLNYFAAAYLAQTTLREWVKPATSKQQVTDPKSVRPRHFICTSSVACFVGLAGYTPYAGPKSAMRSLADTLRSEVLLYNGARRKDPVTGPATDIKIHCVLPGTITSPGYEEEEKVKHPVTKVLEEGDIAQTEDEVALAAVKGLEKGGFLITTQLLGDAMRAGALGGSPRNNLFVDTLFSWAIAVAWLFIGPDMDLKVYNHGKKNGLAVSN, encoded by the exons ATGGCGATAGGCTTCCTGTGGGCCTCTGCCGGTCTCTGTGGGCTTTTGTTGATTCTCGCGCTGGACATCATGGGCCTCTTCTCGAGGAAGAATCACTTCGAGGTCGAAGGACGA ACTGTCGTGATCACAGGTGGATCTCAGGGCATGGGCAGAGGACTGGCCAAGCTTCTTGCGCAGAAAGGCGCCAACGTGGTCATTGTCGCCAGAACTCAAAAGAAGCTTGACGAAGCGATCAAGTACATTTCG CCTGCTGCAAAGAGTCCTTCCCAGAAGTTCCTTGCCATCAGCGCAGATGTCACGAAAGTGGAAGAGAACGAGCGGATCATCGCAGAAGTCACTGCCTGGAATAATGGCAACCCACCAGATATCGTTTGGGCCAATGCCGGATCTGCCCATCCAGATCTGTTCCTGAACTGCTCCCCGGAACTCCTCAGATCGCAGATGGACCTCAACTACTTTGCGGCCGCATATCTCGCACAAACGACGTTGAGAGAATGGGTCAAACCGGCAACCAGCAAGCAACAAGTTACAGATCCGAAATCAGTCAGGCCGAGACATTTCATTTGCACCTCTAGTGTCGCCTGTTTTGTGGGACTCGCAGGCTATACTCCGTACGCTGGCCCAAAGTCTGCAATGCGGAGTTTAGCAGACACACTACGGTCTGAAGTCCTTTTGTATAACGGGGCGAGACGTAAGGATCCGGTCACTGGCCCTGCGACGGACATCAAGATTCACTGTGTACTGCCTGGCACGATCACTTCCCCAGGCTACGAGGAGGAAGAGAAGGTCAAGCACCCAGTGACCAAGGTCCTGGAAGAGGGCGACATTGCTCAGACAGAAGATGAGGTGGCTCTTGCCGCTGTGAAGGGACTTGAGAAGGGCGGTTTCCTGATCACGACGCAACTGCTAGGGGATGCGATGAGAGCAGGCGCACTTGGTGGAAGTCCACGCAACAATTTGTTTGTGGACACGCTGTTCAGCTGGGCTATAGCTGTCGCGTGGCTTTTCATCGGACCAGATATGGATCTGAAGGTGTACAATCATGGCAAGAAGAACGGGCTAGCAGTTTCGAACTGA
- a CDS encoding Coiled-coil domain-containing protein 25, with product MVFYFTSNVVDPPAFIYVGKDKVENEDLIAHGWPEDIWFHVDNLSSAHIYLRLPPTTTWDAIPTALLTDCAQLTKANSIEGNKKDNVTIIYTPWSNLKKSGNMATGQVGFKNDKMVKRVYVEKRENVIVNRLNKTKVEKFPDLREEKAEREKELRKVERIAAQEKKKEEAKVAEERQRLKWQKDHMYDDLHADDNMAESSNQDRDEDFLDDFM from the exons ATGGTCTTCTACTTCACCAGCAACGTCGTCGACCCGCCCGCCTTCATCTACGTCGGCAAAGACAAAGTCGAGA ATGAGGATCTGATCGCCCACGGCTGGCCCGAAGACATCTGGTTCCACGTCGACAACCTCTCATCCGCTCACATCTACCTCCGCCTCCCGCCCACCACCACCTGGGACGCCATCCCCACCGCGCTCCTGACCGACTGCGCCCAGCTCACCAAAGCCAACAGCATAGAAGGCAACAAGAAGGACAATGTGACCATCATCTATACACCGTGGAGCAACCTCAAGAAGAGCGGAAACATGGCCACCGGACAGGTCGGCTTCAAGAACGACAAGATGGTGAAGCGCGTGTATGTGGAGAAGCGGGAGAACGTGATTGTGAATCGTCTAAACAAGACCAAGGTGGAGAAGTTTCCCGATCTGAGGGAGGAGAAGGCGGAGAGGGAGAAGGAGTTGCGGAAGGTTGAGAGGATAGCAGCGCAGGAGAAG AAGAAGGAAGAGGCGAAGGTTGCCGAAGAGCGGCAACGACTCAAATGGCAGAAGGATCACATGTATGATGATCTCCATGCTGATGATAACATGGCAGAGTCGAGCAACCAAGACAGAGACGAGGACTTCCTGGACGATTTCATGTAG
- a CDS encoding Inositol-3-phosphate synthase: MAPHANDTHGFATGMTATQIRQAPSTDFVVDAANVSYGQDDILSKYNYRTTSVKRVDGKYVAQPKNTVYDFKTKRHVGKVGVMLVGLGGNNGTTVTAGILANRRKLTWETREGPRAANYYGSVVMSSTVKLGTEAETGEDVNIPLQSMLPMVHPDDLVIGGWDISGMDLATAMDRAQVLEPTLKSLVKKEMANIKPLPSIYYPDFIAANQGDRADNVIPGSKASMEHVEHLRKDIRDFKADNDLDRVIILWTANTERYADIVPGVNDTAKNLMDSIAAGNEEISPSTVFAVASILENAPFINGSPQNTFVPGCIQLAEQHNAFIGGDDFKSGQTKMKSALVDFLINAGIKLTSIASYNHLGNNDGKNLSSQKQFRSKEISKSNVVDDMVAANNVLYKKDEHPDHTVVIKYMPAVGDNKRALDEYYAEIFLGGHQTISIFNVCEDSLLASPLIIDLVLITELMTRIQWRHDGEEQYKNFNSVLSVLSYMLKAPLTPSGTPVVNALAKQRSALINIMRACVGLEPENDMTLEHKLF, translated from the coding sequence ATGGCACCTCACGCAAATGACACACATGGCTTTGCCACTGGCATGACAGCAACTCAAATACGCCAAGCACCATCAACGGACTTTGTGGTCGACGCTGCAAACGTCAGCTATGGGCAGGACGACATTCTGAGCAAGTACAACTACCGAACGACCTCGGTCAAGCGTGTAGATGGAAAGTATGTCGCGCAGCCGAAGAACACCGTTTATGACTTCAAGACCAAGCGGCACGTGGGCAAGGTCGGCGTCATGTTGGTCGGCCTTGGAGGTAACAACGGCACGACTGTGACCGCTGGTATCCTGGCCAACCGACGCAAACTGACATGGGAGACTCGAGAGGGTCCTCGAGCTGCCAATTACTACGGCTCCGTGGTCATGAGCTCCACCGTCAAGCTCGGCACAGAAGCAGAGACTGGCGAAGACGTCAACATTCCACTTCAGAGCATGCTTCCTATGGTACACCCCGACGACCTCGTCATTGGAGGATGGGACATCAGCGGTATGGACCTCGCCACAGCCATGGACCGAGCGCAAGTACTTGAGCCGACGCTGAAGTCGCTCGTTAAGAAGGAGATGGCCAACATCAAGCCACTCCCAAGTATCTACTACCCTGACTTCATTGCCGCAAACCAAGGAGATCGCGCTGATAACGTGATACCTGGCTCGAAAGCATCCATGGAGCATGTCGAGCACTTGCGAAAGGACATCCGGGATTTCAAGGCCGACAACGATTTGGATAGAGTTATCATATTATGGACAGCCAACACAGAGCGATACGCAGATATTGTACCTGGAGTGAATGATACCGCCAAGAACTTGATGGACTCCATCGCCGCTGGTAACGAAGAAATTTCGCCTTCGACCGTCTTCGCCGTCGCAAGTATCTTGGAGAACGCCCCCTTCATCAACGGCTCTCCACAAAATACCTTCGTCCCAGGTTGCATCCAGCTGGCAGAACAACACAACGCTTTCATCGGTGGCGACGACTTCAAGTCCGGTCAGACCAAGATGAAGTCCGCCCTCGTCGACTTCCTTATCAACGCCGGCATCAAACTCACGTCCATCGCAAGCTACAACCACCTCGGCAACAACGATGGCAAGAACCTCTCCTCCCAGAAGCAGTTCCGCTCCAAGGAGATCAGCAAGTCCAACGTCGTGGACGACATGGTCGCTGCAAACAACGTCCTCTACAAGAAAGACGAGCACCCAGACCACACCGTCGTCATCAAGTACATGCCTGCCGTCGGCGACAACAAGCGTGCTCTCGATGAGTACTACGCCGAGATCTTCCTTGGTGGTCACCAGACCATCAGCATATTCAACGTATGCGAGGACTCTCTGCTAGCCTCGCCTCTTATCATTGACTTGGTCTTGATTACCGAGCTCATGACCAGGATCCAATGGCGTCACGATGGCGAGGAGCAGTACAAGAACTTTAACAGTGTCCTGAGTGTATTGAGTTACATGCTCAAGGCGCCTTTGACGCCTTCTGGTACACCTGTTGTCAATGCATTGGCTAAGCAGAGGAGTGCTTTAATCAACATTATGCGGGCTTGTGTTGGTCTTGAGCCGGAGAATGACATGACGCTCGAGCACAAGCTGTTCTAA
- a CDS encoding Putative agmatinase 2: MLAFSGMLAFPALLCHARDITFPPISGMQTPLTGNGANNRDLDLSQIMFAGLTTYANLPYVHCLAADEEHVEPYDIAILGAPFDTGVTARPGARFGPNGIRQGSQ; this comes from the coding sequence ATGCTCGCGTTCAGTGGCATGCTGGCCTTCCCGGCACTTCTTTGCCATGCCCGCGACATCACCTTTCCTCCGATCTCCGGCATGCAAACGCCGCTGACTGGCAATGGCGCCAACAATCGAGATCTTGACTTATCCCAGATCATGTTTGCAGGATTGACTACCTACGCGAACCTCCCGTATGTGCACTGTCTTGCCGCCGACGAAGAACACGTTGAACCATATGATATCGCGATTTTGGGAGCGCCTTTCGACACAGGAGTCACAGCCAGACCCGGAGCGAGATTTGGTCCCAATGGCATTCGGCAGGGATCACAATGA
- a CDS encoding Putative agmatinase 1 — MAGPCVGKNAFQQGLKVVDCGDAPLTVLSTRARYPAHHTVTLGGDHTTTLPALRSTYNHWGPVSVIHFDSHLDTWDPDVLGAGLSHYAGVNHGTFLHIAHEEGLIKNSSIHAGIRAPVSNKKYDFANDKACGFHILKARHLDRIGTAGIIKTLKDRVAGSKVYISVDIDVLDPAYAPATGTAEVGGWTTRELLTILDGLSGIEVVGADFVEVAPIYDSPGETTVLAAAEVVHSLIQLMADKPMESMRKDEL; from the exons ATGGCCGGACCATGTGTAGGCAAGAACGCTTTCCAACAGGGATTGAAAGTCGTTGACTGTGGAGATGCCCCTCTGACCGTCCTA AGCACACGAG CACGGTATCCCGCGCATCATACTGTAACTCTCGGCGGCGATCATACGACTACGCTGCCAGCATTGAGATCCACATACAACCATTGGGGACCAGTTTCTGTCATTCACTTCGACAGTCATCTAGACACTTGGGATCCCGATGTTCTGGGAGCGGGTCTATCTCATTATGC TGGCGTAAACCATGGCACATTCTTGCACATCGCGCATGAGGAGGGTTTAATCAAAAACTCATCGATCCACGCAGGAATCAGAGCGCCAGTCTCGAACAAGAAGTACGATTTCGCCAACGACAAGGCCTGTGGCTTCCACATCCTGAAGGCCCGACATCTCGACAGAATTGGCACTGCCGGCATCATTAAGACGTTGAAGGATCGAGTAGCTGGCTCGAAAGTCTACATTAGTGTCGACATCG ACGTGCTGGACCCAGCGTATGCGCCAGCGACAGGAACTGCTGAAGTGGGAGGCTGGACCACGAGAGAGCTTTTGACGATCCTGGATGGCCTGAGCGGCATCGAAGTTGTTGGGGCTGATTTCG TCGAGGTCGCACCGATATACGACAGCCCAGGCGAAACTACAGTACTGGCTGCAGCTGAAGTCGTGCATTCGCTCATTCAGCTGATGGCCGATAAGCCTATGGAGTCGATGCGGAAGGACGAACTCTGA
- a CDS encoding putative steroid-binding protein 3, translated as MIDQSHHRICRHVIPERHLQDSISPHFQHRYTKMAGKFEPKHKVDLDPPKDDIISVDHLAKCDGKHEGFPTYVAIKGTIFDVTGNKAYGPEGSYKVFAGRDASRALAQSSLKDEECRPDWYDLSPEHKKVLNDWYTFFSKRYNIKGKVEGAQNTGEDQPEEEKL; from the exons ATGATCGACCAATCACATCATCGCATTTGTCGACATGTCATTCCAGAACGACATCTCCAGGATTCCATTTCACCTCACTTCCAACATCGATATACAAAGATGGCAGGCAAATTCGAGCCGAAGCACAAAGTCGACTTGGACCCACCCAAGGACGACATCATCAGCGTGGACCATCTTGCCAAATGTGATG GAAAGCACGAAGGCTTTCCGACGTATGTTGCGATCAAG GGAACGATCTTTGATGTTACTGGGAATAAGGCGTATGGGCCGGAGGGGAGTTATAAAG TGTTCGCCGGCAGAGACGCGTCTCGAGCTCTAGCACAATCCTCCCTCAAAGACGAGGAGTGTCGGCCAGATTGGTACGATCTATCACCCGAGCACAAGAAAGTCCTGAATGATTGGTACACTTTCTTCAGCAAGCGGTACAACATCAAGGGAAAAGTTGAGGGCGCACAGAACACTGGCGAGGACCAGCCAGAAGAAGAGAAGCTGTGA